The Mixophyes fleayi isolate aMixFle1 chromosome 1, aMixFle1.hap1, whole genome shotgun sequence genome includes a region encoding these proteins:
- the LOC142127143 gene encoding vimentin-like has protein sequence MRSSAYSQKSLRVNESSNAQGSTVASNSHGKDGFQEPLESVSTKVYVHRPNEKEELQQVNSRFAGYIDKVQCLEQKNKALSDELEALSRLLKEKGPGISDDYEKQFKELKELIEKLNKEKGAADIERGNLEEEIEIWNVKADVELDIKAEAERILREFRQDVDDATVQKLELERRVEQLVDEIEFLKKLHDEEVADLRKQIEESKVNVELESSRPDLAAALRALRVQIEQAAGKNIQDAEKWYKSKLGSVKGQLTKNEEKIKTIKEDISKYSSQVSDFQNQIDSLRARNEALENQLADMRDKHLEEVGALEEIIAQLENRMLQTKADLARYLQDYQDLLNIKLKLDAEIAVYRKLLEGEEQRLGIKPESEARGDNS, from the exons ATGAGGAGCTCCGCTTATTCCCAGAAGAGCCTGAGGGTGAACGAGTCCAGCAACGCCCAGGGTAGCACTGTAGCGTCCAACAGTCATGGTAAGGATGGGTTCCAGGAGCCTCTGGAATCGGTCAGCACAAAGGTCTACGTTCACCGTCCGAATGAGAAGGAAGAGCTCCAGCAGGTGAACAGTCGGTTCGCCGGCTACATTGACAAGGTCCAATGTCTGGAGCAGAAGAACAAGGCCCTAAGTGATGAGCTGGAGGCTCTGAGCAGGCTTCTGAAGGAAAAGGGACCTGGCATCTCAGATGACTATGAGAAACAGTTCAAGGAGCTTAAGGAATTGATCGAGAAGTTGAACAAAGAAAAAGGTGCAGCCGACATCGAGCGGGGAAACCTGGAGGAGGAAATTGAAATCTGGAATGTTAAAGCTGATGTGGAGTTGGACATTAAAG cCGAGGCAGAGAGGATATTAAGAGAGTTTCGTCAGGATGTGGATGACGCCACCGTGCAGAAGTTGGAGCTGGAGAGGAGAGTGGAGCAGCTGGTGGACGAGATCGAGTTTCTCAAAAAGCTTCACGACGAGGAAGTCGCGGATCTGCGGAAGCAAATTGAGGAGTCAAAGGTGAACGTGGAGCTGGAAAGTTCTCGACCGGACCTAGCGGCAGCTCTCAGAGCCTTGCGGGTCCAAATCGAGCAAGCGGCCGGCAAAAACATCCAGGATGCGGAGAAGTGGTACAAGAGCAAGCTGGGTTCCGTGAAGGGGCAACTGACCAAGAACGAAGAGAAGATCAAGACCATCAAGGAAGATATCAGCAAGTATTCCTCACAGGTGTCTGACTTCCAGAATCAAATTGATTCCTTAAGGGCCCGCAATGAGGCCTTGGAGAATCAGTTGGCTGACATGCGGGACAAACATCTGGAAGAAGTTGGGGCCTTAGAGGAAATCATTGCTCAGCTAGAAAATCGGATGCTCCAGACAAAAGCAGATTTAGCTCGATACTTGCAAGATTACCAAGACCTGCTGAACATCAAACTCAAGCTAGATGCGGAGATCGCAGTCTACCGGAAACTGCTGGAAGGAGAAGAACAGAGACTCGGCATCAAACCAGAAAGTGAAG CCCGAGGTGACAATTCATAA